In Mycolicibacterium phocaicum, one DNA window encodes the following:
- a CDS encoding cytochrome P450 has protein sequence MTSVITRPDVDLADGRFYADRAAAHEAYRWMRANEPVFRDRNGQAAVTTYQSVLDAERNAELFSNAGGIRPDQPGMPYMIDMDDPAHLVRRKLVNAGFTRKRVMDKVPSIGRLVDALIDNVCEKGEADFVRDLAAPLPMAVIGDMLGVVPEEREMLLDWSDELVSGLSSHLDESSIQKLMETFAAYTAFTMDVIKDRRANPTDDLFSVFINSEVEGQRLSDDEIVMETLLILIGGDETTRHTLSGGTEQLMRNRDQWDRLVADPSLMPGAIEEMLRWTSPIKNMCRTLTADTVFYGTELKKDEKVMLMFESANFDGDQFANPDEFHIDRNPNSHLAFGFGTHFCMGNQLARLELRLMTERLLQRLPDLRLADGAQIPLRAANFVSGPESMPVVFTPTARVL, from the coding sequence GTGACCAGTGTTATCACCCGCCCCGACGTCGATCTGGCCGACGGCCGGTTCTATGCCGATCGGGCGGCCGCGCACGAGGCGTACCGCTGGATGCGGGCCAATGAGCCGGTGTTCCGGGACCGCAACGGCCAGGCTGCGGTGACCACCTACCAGTCGGTGCTCGACGCCGAGCGCAACGCCGAACTGTTCTCCAACGCCGGTGGTATCCGCCCCGACCAACCCGGCATGCCGTACATGATCGACATGGACGATCCGGCGCACCTGGTGCGGCGCAAGCTCGTCAACGCGGGCTTCACCCGCAAGCGCGTGATGGACAAGGTGCCGTCCATCGGGCGTCTGGTCGACGCGCTGATCGACAACGTCTGCGAGAAGGGTGAGGCCGACTTCGTCCGCGACCTGGCGGCCCCACTGCCCATGGCCGTCATCGGCGACATGCTCGGTGTCGTGCCGGAGGAGCGGGAGATGCTGCTCGACTGGTCGGACGAGTTGGTGTCTGGCCTGTCGTCGCACCTGGATGAGTCGTCGATCCAGAAGCTGATGGAAACCTTTGCGGCATATACCGCTTTCACCATGGACGTCATCAAGGATCGGCGGGCCAACCCCACCGACGACCTGTTCTCGGTGTTCATCAACTCCGAGGTCGAAGGTCAGCGGCTGAGCGATGACGAGATCGTCATGGAGACGCTGCTGATCCTGATCGGCGGCGACGAGACCACGCGGCACACGCTGTCTGGCGGCACCGAGCAGCTGATGCGCAACCGCGATCAGTGGGACCGGCTCGTGGCCGACCCCTCGCTGATGCCGGGCGCGATCGAGGAGATGCTGCGCTGGACCTCGCCCATCAAGAACATGTGCCGCACCCTGACCGCGGACACCGTCTTCTACGGCACCGAGCTGAAGAAGGACGAGAAGGTCATGCTCATGTTCGAGTCGGCGAACTTCGACGGCGACCAGTTCGCGAACCCGGACGAATTCCACATCGACCGGAACCCCAACAGCCACTTGGCATTCGGCTTCGGCACCCACTTCTGTATGGGCAACCAGCTGGCCCGCCTGGAGCTGCGCCTGATGACCGAGCGGCTGCTGCAGCGCCTGCCCGACCTCCGCTTGGCCGACGGTGCGCAGATACCGCTGCGCGCCGCCAACTTCGTCAGCGGCCCCGAGTCCATGCCGGTGGTGTTCACCCCGACCGCTCGGGTGCTCTGA
- a CDS encoding sensor histidine kinase → MPTTDTSLVRGLLLQFALRALLAVFVGFGLLLEPPNANLRLHWGIFACYVAMVAAWGWWGRRSADHSDRRTQRAVALLMLCADLTVVAVISVDSGLSSPETWTSDVMQHGLFLIPLIAAAQLDPAVSAMIAIPTVATFFVVNWIDREANGHEPWASILLRTAIVFGLAAGSVALSWVQQAKTRTIAGLAQERTRLLEEVISLEKRERQSLSERLHDGALQYVLVARHDMEDVRDGSVEGMDRVDFALAESSRLLRDVVRELHPEVLARSGLKAAITALADGIAARTSITVHLDADDWPDDLRTDADHLLYSAAREFSTNAIKHAHADNLRFRLAHNGSRAELRIADDGVGIPPDRLAQSVEDGHIGFASICTKVLATGGEFTVTGAPGTVISMTVPATVSG, encoded by the coding sequence ATGCCAACCACCGACACCTCGCTGGTGCGTGGCCTGCTGCTGCAGTTCGCCCTGCGGGCACTGCTGGCGGTGTTCGTCGGATTCGGCCTGCTGCTGGAGCCCCCGAACGCGAACCTGCGGCTGCACTGGGGCATCTTCGCCTGCTACGTCGCGATGGTCGCGGCGTGGGGTTGGTGGGGACGACGCTCGGCCGACCACTCCGATCGACGCACCCAGCGCGCCGTGGCGCTGCTCATGCTGTGCGCGGATCTGACTGTGGTGGCGGTCATTTCGGTGGACAGCGGGCTCAGTTCCCCGGAGACGTGGACGTCGGACGTGATGCAGCACGGGCTCTTCCTGATCCCGCTGATCGCGGCAGCTCAGCTCGATCCCGCCGTCAGCGCCATGATCGCGATTCCCACCGTCGCCACGTTCTTCGTCGTGAACTGGATCGACCGCGAGGCCAACGGTCACGAACCCTGGGCCTCGATCCTGTTGCGGACCGCCATCGTGTTCGGCCTGGCCGCCGGTTCGGTCGCGCTGTCATGGGTGCAACAAGCCAAGACCCGGACCATCGCCGGGCTGGCTCAGGAGCGGACCCGTCTGCTCGAAGAGGTGATCAGCCTGGAGAAGCGCGAACGCCAATCCCTCTCGGAGCGCCTGCACGACGGCGCGTTGCAGTACGTCCTGGTGGCGCGGCACGACATGGAGGACGTCCGTGACGGGTCGGTCGAGGGCATGGACCGTGTCGACTTCGCGCTCGCGGAATCCTCCCGGTTGCTGCGCGATGTGGTGCGTGAACTGCATCCCGAGGTGCTGGCCCGCTCCGGCCTCAAGGCCGCGATCACCGCGCTGGCCGACGGCATCGCCGCACGCACCAGCATCACGGTTCATCTGGACGCCGACGACTGGCCCGATGACCTGCGCACCGACGCCGACCACCTGCTCTACAGCGCGGCCCGCGAATTCTCGACCAACGCGATCAAACACGCGCACGCCGACAACCTGCGATTCCGACTGGCGCACAACGGAAGCCGGGCCGAACTACGCATCGCCGACGACGGTGTCGGCATCCCGCCGGACCGGCTCGCGCAGAGCGTCGAGGACGGTCACATCGGATTCGCGTCGATCTGCACGAAAGTGCTTGCCACGGGCGGCGAATTCACGGTCACCGGTGCGCCCGGCACCGTCATCTCGATGACAGTGCCGGCGACAGTGAGCGGCTAG